The Streptomyces sp. NBC_00691 genome has a segment encoding these proteins:
- a CDS encoding histone-like nucleoid-structuring protein Lsr2 has product MAQKVQVLLVDDLDGVEADETVTFALDGKTYEIDLTTANAEKLRGLLEPYTTSGRRTGGRTTGGRGKGRAVATGSQDTAKIRAWAKENGMNVNDRGRVPADIKAAYEDANR; this is encoded by the coding sequence GTGGCACAGAAGGTTCAGGTCCTTCTTGTCGACGACCTCGACGGCGTCGAGGCGGACGAGACCGTGACGTTCGCGCTGGACGGCAAGACCTACGAGATCGACCTCACCACCGCCAACGCGGAAAAGCTCCGTGGCCTGCTCGAGCCGTACACCACGAGTGGCCGTCGTACCGGTGGCCGCACCACCGGTGGACGCGGCAAGGGCCGCGCCGTGGCGACGGGCAGCCAGGACACCGCGAAGATCCGCGCGTGGGCCAAGGAGAACGGCATGAACGTGAACGACCGCGGTCGCGTTCCCGCCGACATCAAGGCCGCCTACGAGGACGCGAACCGCTGA
- a CDS encoding MDR family MFS transporter — protein sequence MTTQATATPAQGETEPQPRSVRVVLLALMIAMLLAMLDNMIIGTAMPTIVGELGGLEHLSWVVTAYTLATAASTPLWGKVGDMFGRKGVFLTSIVIFLIGSALSGMAQDMGQLIGFRTIQGLGAGGLMVGVMAIIGDLIPPRERGKYQGMMAGVMALAMIGGPLVGGTITDHWGWRWSFYINLPLGAVALAMVTTVLHLPKKKRATGTRIDFLGAALLTVGITAIVLVTTWGGTEYAWGSATIVGLAVGGALSLAAFLWVETRASDPIMPLHIFRSRNFTLMSLIGFITGFVMFGAVLYLPIFQQSVQGASATNSGLLLLPMLLSMMVISLVVGRFTTSTGKYKIFPIVGGVLMTVGLFLLSTMDTDTSRLISGVYMAILGAGMGFLMQITMLVAQNSVEMKDMGVASSSTTLFRTLGSSFGVAIMGALFTSRVQDEMAARGGSGLTERTAQLDAASLAKLPEALREAYQHAVATGTHGAFLVASAVSVLGLVLAFFVKEVALRGAGPATAPKAAEGDDKVKVAETV from the coding sequence ATGACGACGCAAGCCACAGCGACACCGGCACAGGGGGAGACGGAACCGCAGCCGCGCAGCGTTCGCGTCGTTCTGCTCGCCCTGATGATCGCGATGCTCCTCGCGATGCTGGACAACATGATCATCGGCACCGCGATGCCGACCATCGTCGGCGAGCTCGGCGGCCTGGAGCACCTCTCCTGGGTCGTCACCGCCTACACCCTGGCCACCGCCGCCTCGACGCCCCTGTGGGGCAAGGTCGGCGACATGTTCGGCCGCAAGGGCGTCTTCCTCACCTCGATCGTGATCTTCCTGATCGGTTCGGCGCTCAGCGGCATGGCTCAGGACATGGGCCAGCTCATCGGCTTCCGCACCATCCAGGGCCTCGGCGCCGGTGGCCTCATGGTCGGCGTCATGGCGATCATCGGCGACCTCATCCCGCCCCGCGAGCGCGGCAAGTACCAGGGCATGATGGCCGGCGTGATGGCCCTCGCCATGATCGGCGGACCGCTGGTCGGCGGCACCATCACCGACCACTGGGGCTGGCGCTGGTCCTTCTACATCAACCTGCCGCTCGGCGCCGTCGCCCTCGCCATGGTCACCACCGTGCTGCACCTGCCGAAGAAGAAGCGCGCCACGGGCACCCGGATCGACTTCCTCGGCGCCGCGCTGCTGACCGTCGGCATCACCGCGATCGTCCTGGTCACCACCTGGGGCGGCACCGAGTACGCCTGGGGCTCGGCCACCATCGTCGGCCTCGCGGTCGGCGGAGCGCTCTCGCTCGCCGCCTTCCTCTGGGTGGAGACCCGCGCGAGCGACCCGATCATGCCGCTGCACATCTTCCGCAGCCGCAACTTCACGCTGATGTCCCTGATCGGCTTCATCACCGGCTTCGTGATGTTCGGCGCGGTGCTCTACCTGCCGATCTTCCAGCAGTCCGTCCAGGGCGCCTCGGCGACCAACTCCGGCCTGCTGCTCCTGCCGATGCTGCTGTCGATGATGGTCATCTCGCTGGTCGTCGGCCGCTTCACCACCAGCACCGGCAAGTACAAGATCTTCCCGATCGTGGGCGGCGTGCTCATGACGGTCGGTCTGTTCCTGCTCTCCACGATGGACACCGACACCTCGCGGCTGATCTCCGGCGTCTACATGGCGATCCTCGGTGCCGGCATGGGCTTCCTGATGCAGATCACCATGCTGGTCGCCCAGAACAGCGTCGAGATGAAGGACATGGGCGTCGCCTCGTCGTCCACCACCCTCTTCCGGACGCTCGGCTCCTCCTTCGGCGTCGCGATCATGGGCGCGCTCTTCACGAGCCGCGTCCAGGACGAGATGGCGGCGCGCGGCGGATCCGGCCTCACCGAGCGGACGGCCCAGCTCGACGCGGCCAGCCTGGCCAAGCTGCCGGAGGCGCTCCGCGAGGCCTACCAGCACGCGGTCGCGACGGGCACGCACGGCGCCTTCCTGGTCGCCTCCGCGGTCTCCGTCCTCGGCCTGGTCCTCGCCTTCTTCGTCAAGGAGGTGGCGCTCCGCGGCGCCGGTCCGGCGACGGCCCCGAAGGCCGCCGAGGGCGACGACAAGGTGAAGGTCGCCGAGACGGTCTGA
- the cseC gene encoding two-component system sensor histidine kinase CseC, which translates to MKLRPLRTGVRWKIAVAIAAVGALIAITLSVVVHNAARISMLDNAREVQMERLLFAQRMYETSKPKEPRFGTKINDPSLPGQLDQLMRDKRRGTYVQEHRHGGPPDVWAAVPLANGDVLSLHIPFADRSATIMNDLDRALVIGSVSVVFGGCALGVLIGGQLSRRLRKAAVAAGRVAQGNTDVRVREAVGGVVRDETDDLAWAVDALTDALNERIEAERRVTADIAHELRTPVTGLLTAAELLPPGRPTELVRDRAQAMRTLVEDVLEVARLDSASERAELQEIALGEFVERRVRALDPEVVVRVVHDSWVNTDPRRLERVLGNLLANAAKHGKPPVEVTVEGRVVRVRDHGPGFPEALLKEGPSRFRTGTSDRAGQGHGLGLTIASGQARVLGARLTFRNVASEVAPNGVGGAIAVLWLPDHAPTNTGSFPILRPAD; encoded by the coding sequence GTGAAGCTGCGCCCCCTCCGTACCGGCGTCCGCTGGAAGATCGCCGTGGCCATCGCGGCGGTCGGCGCGCTGATCGCCATCACCCTGAGCGTGGTCGTGCACAACGCCGCCCGGATCTCGATGCTCGACAACGCGCGCGAGGTCCAGATGGAGCGGCTGCTCTTCGCCCAGCGGATGTACGAGACGTCGAAGCCGAAGGAGCCGCGCTTCGGCACCAAGATCAACGACCCGTCGCTGCCGGGCCAGCTCGACCAGCTGATGCGGGACAAGCGGCGCGGTACGTACGTGCAGGAGCACCGGCACGGCGGGCCGCCCGACGTGTGGGCGGCGGTGCCGCTCGCCAACGGCGACGTGCTCTCGCTGCACATCCCGTTCGCCGACCGCAGCGCCACGATCATGAACGATCTGGACCGGGCCCTCGTCATCGGCTCGGTCTCGGTGGTGTTCGGCGGCTGCGCCCTCGGCGTGCTCATCGGGGGCCAGCTGTCACGGCGGCTGCGGAAGGCCGCTGTCGCGGCCGGCCGGGTCGCCCAGGGGAACACGGACGTCCGGGTCAGGGAGGCCGTCGGCGGGGTCGTACGGGACGAGACCGACGACCTGGCGTGGGCGGTCGACGCCCTCACCGACGCCCTCAACGAGCGGATCGAGGCCGAGCGGCGGGTCACCGCCGACATCGCGCACGAGCTGCGCACCCCGGTGACCGGGCTGCTCACGGCGGCCGAGCTGCTGCCGCCGGGGCGTCCGACCGAGCTCGTACGGGACCGGGCGCAGGCGATGCGGACACTGGTCGAGGACGTGCTGGAGGTGGCCCGGCTCGACAGCGCGTCGGAGCGGGCCGAGCTCCAGGAGATCGCGCTCGGGGAGTTCGTGGAGCGGCGGGTGCGGGCGCTCGATCCCGAGGTGGTCGTCCGGGTCGTCCACGACTCCTGGGTGAACACCGACCCGCGGCGCCTGGAGCGCGTCCTCGGCAATCTCCTCGCGAACGCCGCCAAGCACGGCAAGCCGCCGGTGGAGGTCACCGTCGAGGGCCGCGTCGTGCGGGTCCGCGACCACGGGCCCGGTTTCCCCGAGGCGCTGCTCAAGGAGGGCCCGAGCCGCTTCCGTACGGGGACGAGCGACCGCGCGGGGCAGGGCCACGGCCTGGGCCTGACGATCGCCTCCGGCCAGGCGCGGGTGCTGGGCGCCCGGCTGACCTTCCGGAACGTGGCCTCCGAGGTGGCGCCGAACGGGGTGGGCGGGGCGATCGCGGTGCTGTGGCTGCCGGACCACGCGCCGACGAACACGGGCAGCTTCCCGATCCTGCGGCCCGCGGACTGA
- a CDS encoding trypco2 family protein — translation MTDIELADAIESVRDQLVEAAGRATGKPVAFEVGDIEMEFTIELRKEVKGGAKVKAWVVEAGADASRTRGDTHRVSFTLKPRNATTHGPWLVGNDDEADLSDFDGPAAR, via the coding sequence ATGACCGACATCGAGCTCGCCGACGCCATCGAATCCGTACGCGATCAACTCGTCGAAGCGGCCGGCCGCGCCACCGGCAAGCCCGTCGCCTTCGAGGTGGGCGACATCGAGATGGAGTTCACGATCGAGCTCCGCAAGGAGGTGAAGGGCGGGGCCAAGGTCAAGGCCTGGGTCGTCGAGGCCGGCGCCGACGCCTCCCGCACCCGGGGCGACACCCACCGCGTCTCCTTCACCCTCAAGCCGCGGAACGCCACGACGCACGGACCCTGGCTCGTCGGCAACGACGACGAGGCGGACCTGTCGGACTTCGACGGCCCGGCGGCACGATGA
- a CDS encoding M23 family metallopeptidase, giving the protein MSKRMNPAARVTVVALAAAGLGATMVTGAGSAFAAEGKAAAAPVAVTASAAVAAQADAQAHVAAQVKAAAAKATAAKKAAAVKVTVKPVAAKKAAAWVKPVAAYTLSASYNQGGAMWAHKHSGQDFAVPVGTPVKAAGTGTVVKAGPNGGGDGPAYGNAIVVKHANGTYSQYAHLSKIKVHIGQKVLVGQQIALSGNTGNSSGPHLHFEIRTTPNYGSAVNPAAFLRSHGVSI; this is encoded by the coding sequence ATGTCGAAGCGCATGAACCCCGCCGCCCGTGTCACCGTCGTCGCTCTTGCCGCCGCCGGCCTGGGGGCGACGATGGTGACCGGAGCTGGGTCCGCCTTCGCCGCCGAGGGCAAGGCCGCCGCCGCCCCGGTCGCGGTCACCGCGTCCGCCGCCGTCGCCGCTCAGGCCGACGCCCAGGCGCACGTCGCCGCCCAGGTGAAGGCCGCCGCCGCGAAGGCCACGGCCGCGAAGAAGGCCGCCGCGGTCAAGGTCACCGTGAAGCCGGTCGCCGCCAAGAAGGCCGCGGCCTGGGTCAAGCCGGTCGCCGCGTACACCCTGAGCGCCAGCTACAACCAGGGCGGCGCCATGTGGGCCCACAAGCACTCCGGCCAGGACTTCGCCGTTCCGGTCGGCACCCCGGTCAAGGCCGCGGGCACCGGCACCGTCGTGAAGGCCGGCCCGAACGGTGGCGGCGACGGCCCCGCGTACGGCAACGCGATCGTCGTCAAGCACGCCAACGGCACGTACTCGCAGTACGCCCACCTGTCGAAGATCAAGGTGCACATCGGCCAGAAGGTTCTCGTCGGTCAGCAGATCGCCCTCTCGGGCAACACCGGCAACTCCTCCGGCCCCCACCTGCACTTCGAGATCCGTACGACCCCGAACTACGGCTCCGCCGTGAACCCGGCCGCCTTCCTGCGGTCCCACGGCGTCTCCATCTGA
- a CDS encoding TetR/AcrR family transcriptional regulator: MARGNTRQRIQDVALDLFAEQGYEKTSLREIAERLDVTKAALYYHFKTKEDILVGIFEDLTRPMDDLIAWAQDEPRTLETRQEVLRRYQVALRAAAPLFRFMQENQATVRELSVGLTFKERMLALTGLIQEPDFAMVDQVRCVSAIFTLHAGTFFLQNLEGDPEEKHRATLEVALDLLNQAHRAS, translated from the coding sequence ATGGCCCGAGGCAACACCCGCCAGCGCATCCAGGACGTGGCCCTCGACCTCTTCGCCGAGCAGGGCTACGAGAAGACCTCCCTGCGCGAGATCGCGGAACGCCTCGACGTCACGAAAGCGGCCCTCTACTACCACTTCAAGACCAAGGAAGACATCCTCGTCGGGATCTTCGAGGACCTGACCCGACCCATGGACGACCTGATCGCCTGGGCCCAGGACGAGCCCCGGACCCTGGAGACCCGGCAGGAGGTGCTGCGCCGCTACCAGGTGGCCCTGCGCGCGGCGGCCCCGCTCTTCCGCTTCATGCAGGAGAACCAGGCGACGGTCCGCGAGCTGAGCGTCGGCCTCACCTTCAAGGAGCGGATGCTCGCGCTGACCGGGCTGATCCAGGAGCCGGACTTCGCGATGGTGGACCAGGTGCGCTGCGTCAGCGCGATCTTCACGCTGCACGCGGGCACGTTCTTCCTGCAGAACCTCGAAGGCGACCCCGAGGAGAAGCACAGGGCCACCCTCGAGGTCGCCCTCGATCTGCTCAACCAGGCCCACCGGGCCTCATGA
- a CDS encoding SCO3374 family protein, with the protein MPFTVPLPRTPIDGGLARWYEQELGWATVAGPPVQLVTGVRFDVLELPATAGRGVLRRMGPAMGPVALLGRRMRLLVAAGSAEELPGLLDWLEWGGISLDLAALGTDGRMTAPLPPGRGGSGAPGAAVWLRAPAPGREVESSLPALRSTPWGEGTAPCLVRLVAAAAAECHRARLLSARTRGPVAQQLSPQRFASS; encoded by the coding sequence ATGCCCTTCACCGTCCCGCTTCCCCGTACGCCGATCGACGGCGGTCTCGCACGGTGGTACGAGCAGGAGCTCGGCTGGGCCACGGTGGCCGGCCCGCCGGTGCAGCTGGTCACGGGAGTGCGCTTCGACGTCCTGGAGCTGCCCGCGACGGCCGGCCGCGGTGTACTGCGCAGGATGGGTCCGGCGATGGGTCCGGTGGCCCTGCTGGGACGCCGGATGCGCCTGCTCGTGGCCGCCGGGAGCGCGGAGGAGCTGCCGGGACTGCTCGACTGGCTCGAATGGGGCGGGATCTCGCTGGATCTCGCCGCGCTGGGCACCGACGGCCGGATGACCGCGCCCCTTCCCCCGGGGCGGGGCGGATCCGGCGCGCCGGGCGCCGCCGTGTGGCTGCGGGCCCCGGCACCGGGCCGCGAGGTCGAGTCCTCGCTGCCGGCGCTGCGGTCCACGCCCTGGGGCGAAGGGACCGCCCCGTGCTTGGTGCGTCTCGTGGCCGCCGCCGCCGCGGAGTGCCACCGGGCGCGGCTGCTGAGTGCCCGGACCCGGGGGCCGGTGGCTCAGCAGCTGTCGCCTCAGCGGTTCGCGTCCTCGTAG
- a CDS encoding ATP-dependent Clp protease ATP-binding subunit, with translation MFERFTDRARRVVVLAQEEARMLNHNYIGTEHILLGLIHEGEGVAAKALESLGISLEAVRQQVEEIIGQGQQAPSGHIPFTPRAKKVLELSLREALQLGHNYIGTEHILLGLIREGEGVAAQVLVKLGADLNRVRQQVIQLLSGYQGKEAATAGGPAEGTPSTSLVLDQFGRNLTQAARESKLDPVIGREKEIERVMQVLSRRTKNNPVLIGEPGVGKTAVVEGLAQAIVKGEVPETLKDKHLYTLDLGALVAGSRYRGDFEERLKKVLKEIRTRGDIILFIDELHTLVGAGAAEGAIDAASILKPMLARGELQTIGATTLDEYRKYLEKDAALERRFQPIQVAEPSLPHTIEILKGLRDRYEAHHRVSITDEALVQAATLADRYISDRFLPDKAIDLIDEAGSRMRIRRMTAPPDLREFDEKIAGVRRDKESAIDSQDFEKAASLRDKEKQLLAAKAKREKEWKAGDMDVVAEVDGDLIAEVLATATGIPVFKLTEEESSRLLRMEDELHKRVIGQKDAVIGLSRAIRRTRAGLKDPKRPGGSFIFAGPSGVGKTELSKALAEFLFGDEDAMISLDMSEFSEKHTVSRLFGSPPGYVGYEEGGQLTEKVRRKPFSVVLFDEVEKAHPDIFNSLLQILEDGRLTDSQGRVVDFKNTVIIMTTNLGTRDISKGFNLGFAAQGDTKSNYERMKAKVSDELKQHFRPEFLNRVDDIIVFPQLTQDDILQIVDLMIGRVDERLKDRDMGIELSQSAKELLAKKGYDPVMGARPLRRTIQREIEDSLSEKILFGELRPGHIVVVDTEGEGEERTFTFRGEEKTALPDAPPIEATGGTGPNLSKDA, from the coding sequence ATGTTCGAGAGGTTCACCGACCGCGCGCGGCGGGTTGTCGTCCTGGCTCAGGAAGAAGCCCGGATGCTCAACCACAACTACATCGGCACCGAGCACATCCTTCTGGGCCTTATCCACGAGGGTGAGGGTGTCGCCGCTAAGGCCCTGGAGAGCCTCGGGATTTCGCTCGAGGCGGTCCGCCAGCAGGTGGAGGAGATCATCGGGCAGGGGCAGCAGGCCCCGTCCGGGCACATCCCCTTCACCCCTCGCGCCAAGAAGGTCCTGGAGCTCTCGCTCCGTGAGGCCCTCCAGCTCGGCCACAACTACATCGGCACCGAGCACATCCTGCTCGGCCTGATCCGCGAGGGCGAGGGCGTCGCCGCCCAGGTCCTCGTGAAGCTGGGCGCCGACCTCAACCGGGTGCGGCAGCAGGTCATCCAGCTGCTCTCCGGCTACCAGGGCAAGGAAGCCGCCACGGCCGGCGGTCCTGCCGAGGGCACCCCCTCGACGTCCCTGGTCCTCGACCAGTTCGGGCGCAACCTCACCCAGGCGGCCCGCGAATCCAAGCTCGACCCGGTCATCGGGCGCGAGAAGGAGATCGAGCGGGTCATGCAGGTGCTGTCCCGCCGCACCAAGAACAACCCGGTCCTCATCGGCGAGCCCGGCGTCGGCAAGACCGCCGTCGTCGAGGGCCTGGCGCAGGCGATCGTCAAGGGCGAGGTGCCCGAGACCCTCAAGGACAAGCACCTCTACACCCTCGACCTCGGCGCGCTGGTCGCCGGCTCCCGCTACCGCGGTGACTTCGAGGAGCGCCTGAAGAAGGTCCTCAAGGAGATCCGCACCCGCGGCGACATCATCCTGTTCATCGACGAGCTCCACACCCTCGTGGGTGCGGGTGCCGCCGAGGGCGCGATCGACGCCGCCAGCATCCTCAAGCCGATGCTGGCCCGCGGTGAGCTCCAGACCATCGGTGCGACCACGCTGGACGAGTACCGGAAGTACCTGGAGAAGGACGCGGCCCTCGAGCGCCGCTTCCAGCCCATCCAGGTCGCCGAGCCGTCGCTGCCGCACACCATCGAGATCCTCAAGGGTCTGCGCGACCGGTACGAGGCCCACCACCGGGTCTCCATCACCGACGAGGCCCTCGTCCAGGCCGCGACCCTGGCCGACCGGTACATCTCGGACCGCTTCCTTCCGGACAAGGCGATCGACCTGATCGACGAGGCCGGCTCCCGAATGCGCATCCGCCGGATGACCGCGCCGCCGGACCTCCGCGAGTTCGACGAGAAGATCGCCGGCGTCCGCCGCGACAAGGAGTCCGCGATCGACTCGCAGGACTTCGAGAAGGCCGCCTCGCTCCGCGACAAGGAGAAGCAGCTCCTCGCCGCGAAGGCCAAGCGCGAGAAGGAGTGGAAGGCCGGCGACATGGACGTCGTGGCCGAGGTCGACGGCGATCTGATCGCCGAGGTCCTCGCGACCGCCACGGGCATCCCGGTCTTCAAGCTGACCGAGGAGGAGTCCAGCCGCCTGCTCCGCATGGAGGACGAGCTCCACAAGCGCGTCATCGGGCAGAAGGACGCCGTCATCGGCCTCTCGCGGGCCATCCGCCGTACGCGTGCCGGTCTGAAGGACCCGAAGCGCCCCGGTGGCTCGTTCATCTTCGCCGGTCCGTCCGGTGTCGGTAAGACCGAGCTTTCGAAGGCGCTCGCCGAATTCCTCTTCGGCGACGAGGACGCGATGATCTCCCTCGACATGTCGGAGTTCAGCGAGAAGCACACGGTTTCCCGTCTCTTCGGTTCGCCGCCCGGATACGTCGGCTACGAAGAGGGCGGCCAGCTCACCGAGAAGGTGCGCCGCAAGCCGTTCTCCGTCGTCCTCTTCGACGAGGTCGAGAAGGCCCACCCCGATATCTTCAATTCCCTTCTCCAGATCCTGGAGGACGGTCGCCTGACCGACTCCCAGGGCCGGGTCGTGGACTTCAAGAACACGGTCATCATCATGACGACCAACCTCGGGACCAGGGACATCTCGAAGGGCTTCAACCTGGGCTTCGCCGCCCAGGGCGACACGAAGTCCAACTACGAGCGGATGAAGGCCAAGGTCAGCGACGAGCTGAAGCAGCACTTCCGCCCGGAGTTCCTCAACCGTGTGGACGACATCATCGTCTTCCCGCAGCTGACCCAGGACGACATCCTCCAGATCGTCGACCTGATGATCGGCCGCGTCGACGAGCGCCTCAAGGACCGGGACATGGGCATCGAGCTCTCCCAGTCCGCGAAGGAGCTGCTCGCCAAGAAGGGCTACGACCCCGTGATGGGCGCCCGGCCGCTGCGCCGGACGATCCAGCGCGAGATCGAGGACTCGCTCTCGGAGAAGATCCTCTTCGGCGAGCTGCGCCCCGGTCACATCGTGGTCGTGGACACGGAGGGCGAGGGCGAAGAGCGCACCTTCACCTTCCGCGGCGAGGAGAAGACGGCTCTGCCGGACGCCCCGCCGATCGAGGCGACGGGCGGCACGGGCCCGAACCTTTCGAAGGACGCGTAA
- a CDS encoding NACHT domain-containing protein — protein sequence MSLRVYAVMGRQQGTGTLVGRDLILTSAHVLGGAHHATVLTPGSDSTRRLRVVWSDDRLDAALLQDTARHSPAARLSVVATDRPVPGCEILGFPRVQRYDGQKPDLDQFTGTVLPMAGLLRRTLTVELDHPPADADEDGPSPLAGLSGAPVFAAGGLIGIVRAVPRRRGHRRLECVPLSAILADEEAHEWLAPYVTLAPVTRTHPHDQPYEEEYAEAVGAVYRRTRIFGLDELGKRASEWDLDTAYLSLEAASKDPCSPGPVPQRIDDLLASRPRVLLRGDAGAGKTTLVWWLAAHAAAGTLGANLAELNGLVPFVVPLRSLRARGTDYPTPTELAGVSGLMIDPSPEGWAGRVLSAGRGLLLVDGLDEVPAEEREAAHTWLSRLLARYPRTRCVATVRPFAVAPDWLGSEQFEELSLLPLRDADIQKFVAAWHEAARLDGDPDRNLVGLEHDLAQQFRHNPALADLARTPLLCAVICALHRLREGFLPETRWSLYSSALQMLLGTRDERRRIDAPDGIRMSVEEHTQLLQRLAAWLVRGGQTEFSREQALHQLTRALPGMPRVAEQGGPEEILTHLLNRSGLLQERTDDVFHFAHRTFQDFLAAKELVEDDQLKEALRHAHDQQWHDVLVLAAGHCTRRDLPVLVEGLLTAGSSTRRRDLKTTLYVLAALSAQHAAWLDGRLHERVRNAVRSVMPPRNRDQVNQLARLGGYVLPLLPEPDRVAKDALDQTTRLISSVGGAEALPYARAYAECGAAFLLAADWSFFPTEAYARDVLCHVPDYCGIFVSRRDQLAHLHHAPQRVGLHFWGSFEPADIARSLVGREVGAALSFGSNTLLEDLTFLRDVDLSALEELALRVCPALMDLSGIDGLTHLRKLVLVATPDPSWLPPEGRLDLTPLSRLPDLRTTLSGFPARRLIGAAALGDRLTVE from the coding sequence ATGAGCCTGCGGGTGTACGCGGTGATGGGCCGGCAGCAGGGCACCGGCACCCTCGTCGGCCGCGACCTCATCCTGACCAGCGCCCATGTCCTGGGCGGTGCCCACCACGCCACGGTCCTGACGCCCGGCAGCGACAGCACCCGTCGATTACGGGTCGTCTGGTCGGACGACCGCCTCGACGCCGCGCTCCTCCAGGACACCGCCAGACACTCCCCGGCGGCCCGGCTGAGCGTGGTCGCCACCGACCGTCCGGTGCCCGGCTGCGAGATCCTCGGCTTTCCCCGCGTCCAGCGGTACGACGGCCAGAAGCCGGATCTCGACCAGTTCACCGGCACCGTCCTGCCCATGGCCGGGCTCCTGCGCCGCACCCTCACCGTAGAACTCGACCATCCGCCCGCCGACGCCGACGAGGACGGGCCCTCGCCGCTCGCCGGCCTCTCGGGCGCCCCGGTCTTCGCCGCCGGCGGGCTCATCGGCATCGTCCGGGCCGTGCCGCGCCGACGCGGCCACCGCCGCCTGGAGTGCGTCCCGCTCTCCGCGATCCTCGCCGACGAGGAGGCGCACGAGTGGCTCGCCCCGTACGTCACCCTCGCGCCGGTCACCCGGACCCACCCGCACGACCAGCCCTACGAGGAGGAGTACGCGGAAGCCGTCGGAGCCGTCTACCGCCGCACCCGGATCTTCGGCCTCGACGAACTCGGGAAACGCGCCTCCGAATGGGACCTCGACACGGCCTACCTCTCCCTGGAAGCGGCCTCCAAGGACCCCTGCTCGCCCGGACCCGTGCCGCAGCGCATCGACGACCTGCTCGCGTCCCGGCCCCGGGTCCTCCTCCGAGGCGATGCCGGGGCGGGAAAGACCACCCTCGTGTGGTGGCTCGCCGCCCACGCCGCCGCCGGGACGCTCGGAGCGAACCTCGCCGAGCTGAACGGCCTCGTCCCCTTCGTCGTACCTCTGCGGTCGCTCCGCGCCCGGGGTACCGACTACCCCACCCCCACCGAGCTGGCCGGCGTCTCCGGCCTCATGATCGACCCGAGCCCCGAGGGCTGGGCCGGGCGGGTACTCTCCGCGGGCCGGGGCCTGCTCCTGGTCGACGGGCTGGACGAGGTCCCGGCGGAGGAACGCGAGGCCGCCCACACCTGGCTCTCCCGGCTCCTCGCCCGCTACCCCCGTACCCGCTGCGTCGCGACCGTTCGGCCCTTCGCCGTGGCACCGGACTGGCTCGGCTCCGAGCAGTTCGAGGAACTCAGCCTGCTCCCCCTCCGGGACGCCGACATCCAGAAGTTCGTCGCCGCCTGGCACGAGGCCGCCCGGCTCGACGGCGACCCCGACAGGAACCTCGTCGGCCTCGAACACGACCTGGCCCAGCAGTTCCGCCACAACCCGGCCCTGGCCGACCTCGCCCGGACCCCCCTGCTCTGCGCCGTCATCTGCGCCCTGCACCGGCTACGGGAGGGCTTCCTGCCAGAGACCCGCTGGTCGCTCTACTCCTCGGCGCTCCAGATGCTGCTCGGCACCCGCGACGAACGGCGCCGGATCGACGCCCCCGACGGCATCCGCATGTCGGTGGAGGAGCACACCCAGCTCCTCCAGCGCCTCGCCGCCTGGCTGGTCCGCGGCGGCCAGACCGAGTTCAGCCGGGAACAGGCCCTCCACCAGCTCACCCGCGCCCTGCCCGGCATGCCGAGGGTCGCGGAGCAGGGCGGCCCCGAGGAGATCCTCACCCACCTCCTGAACCGCAGCGGCCTCCTCCAGGAGCGCACGGACGACGTCTTCCACTTCGCCCACCGCACCTTCCAGGACTTCCTCGCCGCGAAGGAGCTCGTCGAGGACGACCAGCTCAAGGAGGCGCTCCGGCACGCCCACGACCAGCAGTGGCACGACGTCCTCGTCCTCGCGGCCGGCCACTGCACCCGCCGGGACCTGCCCGTCCTGGTCGAGGGCCTCCTCACGGCCGGATCGAGCACCCGCAGACGGGACCTCAAGACCACGCTGTACGTCCTGGCGGCCCTGTCCGCCCAGCACGCGGCCTGGCTGGACGGAAGGCTGCACGAGCGGGTCAGAAACGCCGTGCGATCGGTGATGCCGCCGCGGAACCGGGACCAGGTGAACCAGCTGGCCCGCCTCGGCGGCTACGTCCTGCCCTTGCTCCCCGAGCCCGACAGGGTGGCGAAGGACGCCCTGGACCAGACGACGCGGCTGATCTCGAGCGTCGGCGGGGCGGAGGCACTCCCCTACGCCCGCGCGTACGCCGAGTGCGGCGCGGCCTTCCTGCTGGCCGCCGACTGGAGCTTCTTCCCCACGGAGGCCTACGCCCGCGACGTGCTCTGCCACGTGCCGGACTACTGCGGGATCTTCGTGTCACGGCGTGACCAGCTGGCGCACCTTCACCATGCGCCCCAGCGCGTCGGCCTTCACTTCTGGGGCTCCTTCGAGCCGGCCGACATCGCCCGGAGTCTCGTCGGCCGAGAAGTCGGCGCGGCGCTCTCGTTCGGATCCAACACCCTGCTCGAGGACCTGACGTTCCTGCGGGACGTGGACCTGTCGGCCCTGGAGGAGCTGGCACTGCGGGTCTGCCCCGCTCTGATGGACCTGAGTGGAATCGACGGTCTGACGCATCTGAGGAAGCTCGTTCTGGTGGCGACACCCGATCCCTCGTGGCTGCCCCCGGAGGGCCGGCTCGACCTGACCCCGCTGTCCCGCCTGCCGGACCTGCGAACCACGCTCAGCGGGTTCCCGGCGCGGCGGCTCATCGGCGCCGCCGCCCTCGGTGACCGTCTCACCGTCGAATGA